Below is a genomic region from Candidatus Binatia bacterium.
CCATGCATCCGGCTTCCGAGAGTGGGCTGTTCCGGATCTCGACCTCGGCCTGTCCGTCGGACAGGTGATGGAGCGGCGTGTACGTGGCGCCGGTCTTCATGTCGTGCAGCACGGCATGCCGGTGGCTGAACGTGCCGCGCTCGGTGTCCTGTCCGGTCAGCCGGATTCGATAGCCCTCCACCGCGAGCGTGGCCAGCGCGAGCGCCTCGCCGGCGGCCCAATCCAGGGGCCGCTTGCCCTCGGCCATCTCGCGGCGCTGCGAGAGCCCGCGAAGAATCTTCGGATTGGCCGTGAAGTCTTCGGGGAGCACCGTCTGCGCGGCGAGAAGCTTCGCGAGCGCGTCCGCGTTCACCTCGGTCGCCACCTCGGGGGCGTGGGACTCGGGACCGCCCATGTAGCGGGTCCAGGGCCCGGCGGGCGGATCCGGGAGCGTCGTGCGCTTCACGCTCCGCGTCTCGTGCAGCTCCGATTCCAGGAAGGCGCGCATGCGCTCCGCCATGGCCTCTGCGTCTTCGTTCGTGATCCGCCCCGCGGCGACGAGCCGGTCGGCGTAGAGCTTGTGAATCGGCTTCCGCTTCGCGATCGCTTCGTACAGCAAGGGCTGCGTGAACGCCGGCTCGTCCCCCTCGTTGTGGCCATGGCGCCGGTAGCCGTACAGGTCGATCACGACGTCGCGGTGGAACGCGCGGCGGAATTCCATGGCGAGGCGCGCCGCGCGGATCACCGCGTCCGGCTCCTCGCCGTTCACGTGAAAGATCGGAGTCTGCAGCATCCGCGCGACGTCGGACGAATAGGGGGTCGAGCGCGCGTCGTCGGGATCGGTCGTGAAGCCGATCTGATTGTTCACGATCACGTGCAGCGTGCCGCCCGTCTCGTAGGCCGAGAGCGCGCTCAGGTTCAGCGTCTCCTGCACGATTCCCTCGCCCGCGAAGGCCGCGTCGCCGTGCATGAGCAGCGTCATCCCGCGCTCGCGGGCGCGGTCGCCCACCTGGTCCTGCTTCGCGCGCAGCCGCCCGATCGCCACCGGGTTCACGAATTCCAGGTGGCTCGGGTTGTAGCAGAGCGAGAGATGGATCGTGCGTCCCGAGGGGAGCGCCTTGTCCTTGCTGTAGCCCAGGTGGTACTTCACGTCCCCTCGGTAGTGGTACAGCTCGGGGTCCTGGTCCTCGAACTCGTAGAAGATCTGGCGCGGCTCCTTGCCGAGCACGTTCGACAGCACGTTCAGGCGCCCGCGGTGTGCCATGCCGAAGACGATCTCGCTGATACCGTGCTGGTCCGCCGATTCGACGGCGGCGTCGAGCAGCGGGATCAGCGCCTCCGAGCCCTCCAGCGAGAACGACTTCGACCCGATGTACTTCCGCTGGATGAACTCCTCGAACACGGCGGCCTGCGTCAGCCGCTCGAGCACACGGCGCTCCTCGTCGGGATGGAGCGGCGTCTGGAACTCGGGACGCTCCAGCCTGGCCTCCAGCCACTGGCGCCAGCGCACGTCGCGGATGTGGGTGTACTGAATGCCCACCGGCCCGCAGTAGATCTCGCGAAGGCGCGCGACCAGCTCGCGCAGCGTGCCGGCGGGGCGCCCGCCGATCGCGTCGCTGACCGGACGGTCGAGGTCGGCCTCGGTGAAGCCATGGAACGCCGGGTCGAGATCGGGCGGATCGGGGCGCACCGAGCCCAGGGGGTCGATGCGCGCGGCGAGATGCCCGCGCGAGCGGTAGGCCTGGACCAGCGAGAAGGCGGACTTGGCGCTGGGCGGCGCGAAACCGGCCTGCGTCGGCGCCGGGAAGGGCGCGGGCGCACTCCGCTCGGGGACGCCGGGTCGCGGCGCGGGTCGGGAGGCTGGCGGAGCCGAAGACGCCGGCCGCGAGGCCGTCGCGGCCGAATCGCGATCGACGAAGCTGGACTCCAACTCGGTCGAGACGATCGGCGCATTCGCGCGCGAGCCGTTTCGCTCGACGATGCGGCCGAAAAGGCCGCGCCGCGGGAAGGAAGGATCCAGCCGGGGATCGGCCGCGAAGCCGTTCGGCTCCGCCAGGTTCTGGAAGTAGCTCCGCCACTCCTCGGGCACGGCCGAGGGATCGCGGAGGTACTGGGCGTACAGCGCCTCTACGAAGGGGAGGCTCAACGTGTTCAGGGACTGCTTGCCGTCGGCCATGTCGCGTCGCGTTCCTGGGTGTTGGGTGCGAAGCTATCGCTCAGGGGGAACCCGACTTGGCACTGCGAATGCCGTGCCACCGTTCCCCTCCGCATTAGATACGTCCAATGGAGATCGCGATCCTTGGGCGCAAAGCGCAAGCCGCTTATGATGCCATGGAAGAGTGTCCCGAGCATCAGGTTTAGTTGGCTGCGAATACACGAGTTGCGAGAGAAGGGGCGGGCGTTCCGGGCCCCGTTTGGAGGTGAGAAAAATGCTGCGTTCGATCGACCCGGCCACCGGCCAGGTGATCCGGGAATACGAAGAGGCGGACGCCGGGAAGATCGCGTCCGCACTGGAATTGGCCGACCGGGCCCAGGCTGCCTGGCGGGAGCGTCCGTTCGGGGACCGCGCCGCGGTGCTCCGCCGGGCCGGCGGCATTCTCCGCGCGAGGTCGGCCGAGTACGCGGACGTGATGGCCGCGGAGATGGGCAAGCCGGTCGCGCAGGGCAAGTCCGAGTGCGAGAAGTGCGCGTGGGTCTGCGAGTGGTTCGCCGAACAGGGCGAACGGCTGCTCGCGGACGAAGAGATCCCGACCGACGCCTCGCGGTCGTACGTGGCCTACCGGCCGCTAGGCGTCGTGCTCGCGGTCATGCCGTGGAATTTCCCCTTCTGGCAGGTCTTCCGCTTCGCCGCTCCCGCGCTGATGGCGGGAAACGCCGGCGTGCTGAAGCACGCCTCGAACGTGAGCGAATGCGCGCTCGCGATCCAGTCGGTGTGGCGCGAGGCCGGCGCGCCCGAGGGCGTGTTCACGACGTTGCTCGTGGGAAGCGCCGCGGTCGGCGACATGATCGCCTCGGAGCACGTGCGCGCGGTGACCCTGACCGGCAGCACGCCGGCAGGCCGATCGGTCGCCGCGGCCGCGGGGCGCGCTTTGAAGAAGACGGTGCTGGAGCTGGGAGGGAGCGACCCCTACGTCGTGCTCGAGGATGCGGACGTGGAGGCCGCCGCCGACGTCTGCGCCGCGGCGCGGCTCGTGAATACCGGGCAGTCGTGCATCGCGGCGAAGCGGTTCATCGTGGTGGATGCCGTCCGCGAGCCGTTCACTGAACGCTTCGTCGCCAGGATGCGCGCGGCCCGGTTCGGCGACCCGCGCGATCCTGCGAATGGGTTGGGGCCGCTCGCCCGGCACGACTTGAGAGATCAACTGCACGCCCAGGTGCGCGCCAGCATCCAGCGCGGCGCGCGGGCGCTGCTGGGCGGCGAGGTGCCTCCCGGGCCCGGCGCCTATTACCCGCCGACCGTGCTCGACAAGGTCGTCCCGGGAATGCCCGCCTACAACGAAGAGCTGTTCGGTCCGGTCGCGGCGCTCATCGCCGCGCGCGACGAAAAGGACGCCATCCAGATCGCGAACGACTCGTCCTTCGGGCTGGGCTCCGCCGTGTTCACGCGCGATCTCGAGCGAGGCCGCCGGATCGCCGAACACGATCTCGAAGCCGGCTCCTGCTTCGTGAATGCACAGGTGCACTCGGACCCCCGGCTGCCGTTCGGCGGGATCAAGGAATCGGGCTACGGCCGGGAGCTGGCGGCGTTCGGCATCCGGGAGTTCACGAACGTCAAAACGATCTATCTGAAATGAGAAACGGCGCCGCGCGCCAAGGCGCGACGCCGCTGGTCGTCATGGGAAGCGGACTACCGCGTCATCGTGCCCATGCTCTTCATCATGCCCATCATGTGATCGTGCATCAGCGAGTCCTGGGCGGCCATGTTCATGATGCCGTCCACCATCGTCTGATCCTTCGCCATTCGGTTCATGATGCCCTGCATCACGTTTCCGTTGGCCATCACCTTGTCGATCACCAACGCCTGGGTCGTATCGGAAGCCATCAGCCGGTCCATCATGGTGCCGGCCATGTCCGGATTCGACGCGATCGTGTCCATGACCTTCGATTGCGTCTCGGTGCTCGTGGTCATCTGCTTGCTGACGTCGCTGCTGCATCCGGCGACGCCCGCCAGGCAGATCGCGAGCGCGACGAATACCAGGATCCGTTTCGACATAGACCCTCCTCTATGAGTTTCACCTCCGCCTCGGACTCCTCGGTCCGGCTGGTCCGACGGCGGGGCCGTGCGCGGGGCATCCGTCCCGGCGCCGGATGATCGTGACATACCTCGGGGTGGAAGGGTAAGTACGGAGCGCGTATACTGTTCCGTCCGATACGGATGCGCCCTTTCGCCCCACGCCACCAGGGACCCCATTGATCCGCCTGAACGACATCGGCTACTCCATCGGCACGCGCACGCTCTTCGAGGGCGTGGACTGGAGCATCGGTCCCGGCGACCGCGTGGCGCTCGTCGGGCCGAACGGCGCCGGCAAGACCACGCTCTTGAAGATCATCCTGGGGGAGATCGCGCCCGAGCGGGGGAATCGCGTCCTGTCCAAGGGGACCCGGTTCGGCTACCTGCCGCAGGAGGCCGCAGAGAAGTTCGAGGGCACGGTCCTGGACCGCGCGCTGGACGCGCACCGGCACCTGATCGAGATGCGCGAGGAGCTGGACTCGCTCTACCAGGAGATCCCGACGCTCTCGCCGGACAATCCCGAGATGGAGCGCCTGCTGGACCGCGCGGGCGAGCTGCAGCACCACCTGGAGCAGCACGACGAGCACGCCCTGGAGCCCGAGGCGCGCCGCGTGCTCGCGGGTCTCGGATTCTCGCCGGAAGATCAGGACCGTCCGCTCGCCGAATTCTCCGGCGGCTGGCGCATGCGCGCCGCACTCGCGGCCCTGCTCTTGACCGATCCCACGCTGCTCTTCCTGGACGAGCCCACGAATCATCTCGATCTGCCCGCGATGGAATGGCTGGAGGATTACCTCGAGGACTTCCACGGCGGGCTGGTCGTGGTCTCGCACGATCGCGTGTTCCTGGACCGCGTCACGACGGAGATCCGCGAGCTGGACCAGGAGCAGCTCTCCGAGTACGCGATGTCGTTCACGGAATACCTGGAAGAGCGCGAGGCGCGGCGGGAGCGGCTGGAGGCGCAAAACGTCCAGCTCGACAAGAAGATCGCGCAGCTCGAGCGCTTCGCCGAGCGGTTCGGCGCCAAGGCGTCGAAGGCGGCGCAGGCGCAGAGCAAGCGGAAGCAGGCGGAGCGGCTGAAGTCGCGCCGCGTGGTGCTGCCGCGCAAGCCGCGTCACATCCGGTTCCAGTTCCCGCCGCCCCCGCACGTGGGGCGCGTCATGGTGCAGCTCAAGGATGCCGCGTTCGCCTACGAGAAGCGCGGGCGCGACATCTTCCACGACGCCACGCTCGAGATCCAGAAGGGCGAGAAGGTCGCGATCGTGGGCGCCAACGGCGCCGGCAAGACGACCCTCCTGCGCGTTCTGGCGGGCCAGCTCCAGCCGCGCGAGGGGGAAATCGAGATCCATCCGCAGGCGCGGCTCGGCTACTTCGCGCAGCACGCGGCCGAGACGCTCGAAGGAAGGCTCACGGTGCTGGAAGCGGTGGAAGAGGTGGCGTCCGACGACATGCGGCTGCGGCTCCGCTCGCTGCTCGGGAATTTCCTCTTCATCGGCGACGACGTGTTCAAGCAATGCCGGATCTTGTCGGGAGGCGAGCGGCAGCGGGTGGCGATCGCGCGCATGCTGCTCACGCCGGCGAACCTGATCCTGCTGGATGAGCCGACGCATCATCTCGATCTGGCCGGCAAAGAGGTCCTGGAGGAGGCGCTGATCCAGTATCCCGGCGCCGTGGTGGTCGTGACGCACGACCGCTCGCTGATGGCGCGGCTGGCGACGCGCATCCTGGCCGTCGAGGATGGCCGCGTGGTGCCCTATCCGGGCGGTTACGACGACTACGAGGCCGCGCGGGTGGCGAAGGCGGAGGCCGCGTCGCGCGGCACGCCCGGAGGTGGAAAGACCGCGGCGGCTGTTGCGAAGTCGGAAGTCCGGGTTTCGACGCCGTCAGGCGGCGAGAGGTCTGAGAAGCACAGCAAGGCCGGCGCGCACTCGAGCAAGGCCGGTGCGCACTCGGGCAAGGCGCAGCCCGCCCCGAAGGCGCATGCCGCCCACAACGCGAAAGCCGCTCCGAACGCGCACGCCGCCGCGAAGGCGGAGCCGTCTCCCAAACGCGCTCCCGACCCTCGCAAGCGGAAGCAGGAAGAAGAGCGTCTCACGCGAGAGCTGGAGAAGCAGGAGGCGGAGCTCAAGCAGATCGAAGCGCAGCTCGCCGACCCCGGAGTCTACGCCGACGGGGCGCGCACGAAGGAGCTCCTGGCCCGCTACGAGGGCTTGCGCCGCGAGGTGGATTCCCTGTGGGCGCGTCTGGCCGAGCTCAGCGAGCCGCCGAAGCCCTCGCCCACGCGCTGAAATCCAAGCACGGCGACCGCGATCAGCACGGGGATCGCGAGCAGGTTCGCGATCGTCCCCATCGGCGAGGAGATCTCCCCGATCCCGCCTCCGGCGAAGGCCGTCCCTGAATGGACGGCCGTGATCCACGCGGCGAACGCATCGCGGAGGAATGCGGTGAGGGTCACGGCGGTGCCCGGCCAGAACAGGGCCACCAGAATGGGCACCGGCGCGAGCGCGAGCGCCACGACCGCGACCGGCTCGTCCACGACCGCACGCAGCCAGCGCTGCCACATGGGAACGCGAGGCAGCTCGGCCAGCCGCTGCCGGACGCGCTCGGTCGCTTCGACGCGGCTCATCACGTTCGTCGCGAACGTCATCGAAGGGGAGGGTGGCGCGGCGCGGAGCATGGCCTCGACCGCCTGAGCCGCCTGGAGCTCGGCCGAGCAGGTCTCGCAATCGCGCGCGTGCGCCCGTTGAGCGGGCGTCAGGCCGCCAGGACCCGCGGCGTCGAGTCGCGCTCGAAGCTCATCACATCGCATGGTTCCCTTCCCGATACCGCGCCCGAAGCGCGGCCCTCGCCCGGCTCAAATGCGTCTTCACCGTGCCCTCGGGCATGTCCAGCACCCGGGCCACGTCCTTGAGCGCCATGTCTTCATAGTAGAACAACGTGACCACCGCGCGCTGCGCGTCCGAGAGACCCTCCGTGATCCGATCCCACTCGGAGGCGTCGCCCGTGTCCGCTGCCGAGCTCTCGCGGGCGACCGCGGTGCGCCCGACTTCCGGCATCTCCTCGAGCGCCGTCTCCTTTCCCATTCGCGTGCGCAGCACGGCCGCGCGATCCACCGCCCGCCGCCAGACGATCCGGTAGAGCCAGGTCCCGAACGAGGAATCGCCGCGAAAGTCGGCCAGCGATCGCCAGGCCCTCACGAAGGCATCCTGCGCGACCTCCTCGGCGTCCGAGGGCGACCGCACCATCCGCAGCGCCAGCCCGTACGCCCGATCGCGATAGCGTTCGACCAGGATGGAGAACGCCCGGGTGTCCCCGGCGCGGCAGCGCGCAAGGAGATTCCGCTCATCCCCGGCCGGCGTCGGGGACTCCATGGGCGCCGGACGGGAGTCCATCATCGACCCCTTTGGACCGGGGATCGGGCCGGCCGGGTTTCAGGGGTTTGCCGATTCCTGAAACCCGCGGATCGCCCGTGCCGGTCTATTCTGCTGAACCCGAGCGGGACGGCGCGGCCGTCCCCATCACACCCGGACGGAGGTCGCTCCATGAGCCACGATTTCTTCAGCTTCGCGATCCTGTTCATCATCCCCATCATCGCGGTCACGGGCGGAATTACGATGGGCATCATCCGCACCCTCGGGCAGCAGCGCATGGCCGAGCTGGCGCGTCGCGAGCGCATCGCCGCCATCGAGCGCGGCATGGATCCCGACAAGCTCCCGCCTCTCGCCGGCGTCGAGGGCTACGAGGACCAGAGCTACGGCGGCTACGGTAACGGCCGCCTGCGCCGTGCGCATGGTCTCATGATCGGCGGGCTCATCACGGTAGCCGCCGGGATCGGCATGATGATCCTGTTCTACTCCATCGAGCCGCAAAAGCAGCACTACGTGATCGGGACGATCCCGCTCCTGGTCGGCCTGGCGCTGCTCCTGTCCAGTTTCGTGATCTGGCCCCGGAAAAAATAGGCCGCACCACCGGCTTCCGGGTCCCCGCTCCTCTTGCACTGCACCATCAGGCGGCCGTCGGGGCGCGCATGCCGGGCTCTCGGCGCTCCACTTCCCCGAGTCGGCCGGAGCTTCAGGGCGAAGCGTATCGCACGGCCCTCGACCTTCCCGAAAGGAAGGTCAGGGCCGCACGCATGCGCTCCTCGAGCGAGCCTCCCTCGATCGTCTCGGAGAACTGAGCGGCTCGTTGCGCTTCGTCTCCGCGGCAGCCCAGGCCTCGGAGTCCGGCAAGCACGTCCTGCGTCAGCTCGTTCGATCGCTCTACGACAAGCGCCCTCCGACGATTCGCGCGTTTCCGATTCATGAACTCGGCTCCAAATGTCCGGTCGGCTTCGAGCTGATTGTGCCCGCGACATCGAAGTCTCAGACCGTCCACCGTGCTCCTTCCTCCACGCGCCAGCGGTTCCACATGATCGAATTCCAAGAAGCGGCGCTCGGCGCACCGATGGCCGCCCGCGCTGACGAACGTGCACTGGCCCCGGTCGCGCTCCCAGACGGCGCGGCGAACGCCTGTGGGGATGTAGCGGTTTCGCGCCGGCTTGCGCGCGATCGACCGGGCGGCCCGCTTGTGAGCAGGCGCTCTACGAGGCTCCGGCGCCCCGAGCCTCCGCTTTTCGGTCTTCTCGATCAACGCTTCCAGAGCCTGAAGAATCAGCCGCGACAAGTCTTGCGGTGATACCGAGTGGCTGAGCAGTGCCTGCGCATAGCGGAGCCTGTCGTGGGTGTGCTCGTCGAGCGCGACCTGAAGCAGGAACCGCTTCGATGCGGCCACCGGAACAACATGCTTCAAAGCATGTTCCTCCGCCGCATGTTCACGCGGGGCTTCTGCCGCGTTCGTGCCAAGAGTTGGGTTCGAGGACGACGTAACCGGCTGGGCGCCGGCGCTTTCCGCAAATAGCGCCCCCGGCTCCGATCCGTTCTCAACATGCTTCAAAGCATGTTGCGCGATCGGACGGATCGTCGAAACCGGGGTCGAGACGTCGCTCGGAAACTTCATCGCGAGCGAGTCCCGGACTTCAGCCGCCCGGCGATGGGTCGTCGTCTCGATCAGCTCGTCGACGTTCTCGGGCGTGAGATGGGGCGCGATCAAGCAAACCGCCGTGAGATGAAGGCGTCCCTCGGCCACAGCATCGAACAGCACGGGAAAGCGCCGCGCCGCGCGCGCCGCGTGGATCCGTTTCGCCGCCGCGTCTTCCGAGAGCCTCATCGCTTCGACACAGTAGGCGAACATCGACGAGTACCCTTCCGGCGCGTACAGCTTCCGGGCATCCACCTCGGCAATGTGCGCGAGCGCCATGGCCGCGGCCCCGCGCTCACGCGCGAGGATCCCTCTGAAGTCGCGAAGAAGCACGGCATCGCTGAGATGCGTCAACGAATACTGAGACATGCGAACACCTGTAACGGGGAGGGTCGAGCGGTTCGCCGGCGGGGGTGCCGGTTGGGGTGGGTCTAGTACAACATGCCGTGACTCAAGCCAGCGGGGTGGCGTTCAGCGAGCCGCGAGGCCGGCGTCAGGATACGAGGGGGATTCGATAGTGCGAAGCGCCGGGGAGACTCGTGGAGCGGTTAGAAGCGAGCCTGTGTTAGGGGGCTAGAAGCGACTTGGAAGGATCATCAACACCCGTCAATAGGAATGTTTACAAAATGAATAACTTGACGTGGATCGTCAGCGAAGCGAGCCGA
It encodes:
- a CDS encoding 2-oxoglutarate dehydrogenase E1 component; its protein translation is MADGKQSLNTLSLPFVEALYAQYLRDPSAVPEEWRSYFQNLAEPNGFAADPRLDPSFPRRGLFGRIVERNGSRANAPIVSTELESSFVDRDSAATASRPASSAPPASRPAPRPGVPERSAPAPFPAPTQAGFAPPSAKSAFSLVQAYRSRGHLAARIDPLGSVRPDPPDLDPAFHGFTEADLDRPVSDAIGGRPAGTLRELVARLREIYCGPVGIQYTHIRDVRWRQWLEARLERPEFQTPLHPDEERRVLERLTQAAVFEEFIQRKYIGSKSFSLEGSEALIPLLDAAVESADQHGISEIVFGMAHRGRLNVLSNVLGKEPRQIFYEFEDQDPELYHYRGDVKYHLGYSKDKALPSGRTIHLSLCYNPSHLEFVNPVAIGRLRAKQDQVGDRARERGMTLLMHGDAAFAGEGIVQETLNLSALSAYETGGTLHVIVNNQIGFTTDPDDARSTPYSSDVARMLQTPIFHVNGEEPDAVIRAARLAMEFRRAFHRDVVIDLYGYRRHGHNEGDEPAFTQPLLYEAIAKRKPIHKLYADRLVAAGRITNEDAEAMAERMRAFLESELHETRSVKRTTLPDPPAGPWTRYMGGPESHAPEVATEVNADALAKLLAAQTVLPEDFTANPKILRGLSQRREMAEGKRPLDWAAGEALALATLAVEGYRIRLTGQDTERGTFSHRHAVLHDMKTGATYTPLHHLSDGQAEVEIRNSPLSEAGCMGFEYGYSLETPDGLVAWEAQFGDFANAGQVIVDQFLTSGEEKWRRLSGLVLLLPHGFEGMGSEHSSARIERFLQLAARDNIQVAYPTTPAQYFHLLRRQVKRPWRKPLIVMTPKSLLRHPDAVSPMAELASGTFERVLADAAVPNDKAKRVLFCSGKIYYELMRTREELGETTTAIVRLEQLYPLAEETLERLFAGLPKELAITWVQEEPRNMGAWPFLRARFGDRLLGRHPFHVVSRAESATPASGAASSHKIEQERLLLAAFDKEPSAHGG
- a CDS encoding NAD-dependent succinate-semialdehyde dehydrogenase codes for the protein MLRSIDPATGQVIREYEEADAGKIASALELADRAQAAWRERPFGDRAAVLRRAGGILRARSAEYADVMAAEMGKPVAQGKSECEKCAWVCEWFAEQGERLLADEEIPTDASRSYVAYRPLGVVLAVMPWNFPFWQVFRFAAPALMAGNAGVLKHASNVSECALAIQSVWREAGAPEGVFTTLLVGSAAVGDMIASEHVRAVTLTGSTPAGRSVAAAAGRALKKTVLELGGSDPYVVLEDADVEAAADVCAAARLVNTGQSCIAAKRFIVVDAVREPFTERFVARMRAARFGDPRDPANGLGPLARHDLRDQLHAQVRASIQRGARALLGGEVPPGPGAYYPPTVLDKVVPGMPAYNEELFGPVAALIAARDEKDAIQIANDSSFGLGSAVFTRDLERGRRIAEHDLEAGSCFVNAQVHSDPRLPFGGIKESGYGRELAAFGIREFTNVKTIYLK
- a CDS encoding ABC-F family ATP-binding cassette domain-containing protein: MIRLNDIGYSIGTRTLFEGVDWSIGPGDRVALVGPNGAGKTTLLKIILGEIAPERGNRVLSKGTRFGYLPQEAAEKFEGTVLDRALDAHRHLIEMREELDSLYQEIPTLSPDNPEMERLLDRAGELQHHLEQHDEHALEPEARRVLAGLGFSPEDQDRPLAEFSGGWRMRAALAALLLTDPTLLFLDEPTNHLDLPAMEWLEDYLEDFHGGLVVVSHDRVFLDRVTTEIRELDQEQLSEYAMSFTEYLEEREARRERLEAQNVQLDKKIAQLERFAERFGAKASKAAQAQSKRKQAERLKSRRVVLPRKPRHIRFQFPPPPHVGRVMVQLKDAAFAYEKRGRDIFHDATLEIQKGEKVAIVGANGAGKTTLLRVLAGQLQPREGEIEIHPQARLGYFAQHAAETLEGRLTVLEAVEEVASDDMRLRLRSLLGNFLFIGDDVFKQCRILSGGERQRVAIARMLLTPANLILLDEPTHHLDLAGKEVLEEALIQYPGAVVVVTHDRSLMARLATRILAVEDGRVVPYPGGYDDYEAARVAKAEAASRGTPGGGKTAAAVAKSEVRVSTPSGGERSEKHSKAGAHSSKAGAHSGKAQPAPKAHAAHNAKAAPNAHAAAKAEPSPKRAPDPRKRKQEEERLTRELEKQEAELKQIEAQLADPGVYADGARTKELLARYEGLRREVDSLWARLAELSEPPKPSPTR
- a CDS encoding sigma-70 family RNA polymerase sigma factor, translated to MESPTPAGDERNLLARCRAGDTRAFSILVERYRDRAYGLALRMVRSPSDAEEVAQDAFVRAWRSLADFRGDSSFGTWLYRIVWRRAVDRAAVLRTRMGKETALEEMPEVGRTAVARESSAADTGDASEWDRITEGLSDAQRAVVTLFYYEDMALKDVARVLDMPEGTVKTHLSRARAALRARYREGNHAM